A DNA window from Parabacteroides johnsonii DSM 18315 contains the following coding sequences:
- a CDS encoding glucosamine-6-phosphate deaminase has protein sequence MKTDLSSQITLTRIPQRYYRPENAFEHSVLTRLEKIPTNIYESADEGSFAIAKEIADQIRKKQEIGENFVMAIPGGRSPLSVYKELIRMHKEEQLSFRNVVVFVEYEFFPLVSPSAGNVAQLKEALLDHIDIAPENIYAPDGCMPKDAIIDFCRMYEENIQKAGGLDYILLGVGHASNIMFNGVGSTLSSRTRLVLLEGAARKEASRTFPSLDNVPAGVITMGIATMMKARNVILMAWGEDKAKIIAKTVEGKVSDAVPSSYLQNHTNAKVVVDLSAAYDLTRISHPWLVTNCEWDNKLIRRAIVWLCQLTGKPILKLTNKDYSENGLGELLALYGSAYNVNIRVFNDIQHTITGWPGGKPNADDSNRPERATPYPKKVIIFSPHPDDDVISMGGTFHRLCEQHHDVHVAYETSGNIAVGDEEVIRYCEYLRDVCAKYTEDETVKKKAEEIIHFLRYEKVEGEAEKRDVLFMKGTIRREEARAGARYSGIKSDDHIHFLDLPFYETGLVKKNDLSEADIAIVKKLLTDVKPDEMFVAGDLADPHGTHRVCLNAVLAAIDELKDEEWLKNCRIWMYRGAWAEWEMDHVEMAVPISPEELRHKRNAILKHQSQAESAPFLGDDERLFWQRAEDRNRATAELYHQLGLASYEAMEAFVQYVPVR, from the coding sequence ATGAAAACAGACCTTAGTTCGCAGATTACCCTGACGCGAATACCGCAGCGGTACTATCGTCCGGAGAATGCTTTTGAGCATTCAGTTTTAACCCGTCTGGAAAAGATTCCGACAAACATCTATGAATCGGCTGATGAAGGTTCGTTTGCTATCGCTAAGGAGATAGCGGACCAGATTCGCAAGAAACAGGAAATCGGTGAAAATTTTGTGATGGCTATTCCCGGAGGCCGTTCTCCGTTGAGTGTATATAAAGAATTGATCCGTATGCATAAGGAAGAGCAACTGAGCTTCCGCAACGTAGTTGTCTTTGTCGAATATGAATTCTTCCCGCTTGTCTCCCCTTCCGCCGGCAACGTAGCGCAGTTGAAAGAGGCTTTGCTGGACCATATTGATATTGCTCCTGAGAATATTTATGCTCCCGACGGATGTATGCCGAAGGATGCCATCATCGATTTCTGCCGGATGTACGAAGAAAACATCCAGAAGGCAGGCGGTTTGGATTATATCCTATTAGGCGTGGGACATGCGAGCAACATTATGTTCAATGGCGTAGGTTCGACTTTGAGTTCGCGTACCCGTCTGGTTCTGTTGGAAGGGGCAGCCCGTAAAGAAGCTTCCCGTACATTCCCGTCACTGGACAATGTGCCCGCGGGTGTTATCACAATGGGGATCGCTACCATGATGAAAGCCCGTAATGTGATCCTGATGGCGTGGGGTGAAGATAAGGCGAAGATCATTGCAAAAACGGTGGAAGGCAAAGTGAGCGACGCTGTTCCCTCTTCTTACCTCCAGAATCATACGAATGCGAAAGTCGTAGTCGATTTGTCTGCCGCGTATGATCTGACACGTATCAGCCATCCCTGGCTGGTTACCAATTGCGAGTGGGATAACAAATTGATCCGTCGCGCAATCGTTTGGTTGTGCCAGTTGACGGGCAAACCGATCTTGAAACTGACAAACAAGGATTATAGCGAAAACGGCCTGGGTGAGCTGCTTGCCCTGTACGGTTCGGCCTATAATGTGAATATCAGAGTATTCAACGATATCCAGCACACGATTACCGGATGGCCGGGAGGCAAGCCGAATGCGGACGATTCAAACCGTCCCGAACGTGCAACCCCGTATCCGAAGAAAGTCATTATCTTCAGTCCGCATCCAGATGACGATGTAATCTCAATGGGCGGTACATTCCACCGTTTGTGTGAACAGCATCACGATGTGCATGTCGCTTACGAAACTTCCGGCAATATTGCCGTAGGGGATGAAGAAGTAATCCGCTATTGCGAATATCTGCGTGACGTTTGTGCCAAATATACCGAAGACGAAACGGTTAAGAAGAAAGCTGAAGAAATCATCCATTTCCTCCGTTATGAAAAGGTGGAAGGTGAAGCTGAAAAACGCGATGTACTCTTTATGAAAGGTACGATCCGTCGGGAAGAAGCCCGTGCAGGTGCCCGTTACAGCGGAATCAAGAGTGACGACCATATCCACTTCCTCGACCTGCCTTTCTATGAAACAGGGTTGGTGAAGAAGAACGACCTGAGCGAAGCGGATATTGCCATCGTGAAGAAGTTGTTGACGGATGTGAAGCCTGATGAGATGTTTGTTGCTGGTGATCTTGCCGACCCGCATGGCACTCATCGTGTATGTTTGAATGCTGTTCTGGCGGCTATCGACGAACTGAAAGATGAAGAATGGTTGAAGAACTGCCGTATCTGGATGTATCGCGGAGCTTGGGCTGAATGGGAAATGGACCATGTGGAAATGGCTGTTCCTATCTCTCCCGAAGAATTGCGGCACAAGAGAAATGCGATCCTGAAACACCAGTCGCAGGCTGAAAGCGCACCGTTCCTCGGAGACGACGAACGCTTGTTCTGGCAGCGTGCCGAAGACCGTAACCGTGCTACTGCCGAACTGTATCATCAGTTAGGTCTTGCTTCTTATGAAGCGATGGAAGCATTCGTACAATATGTTCCGGTTCGATAA
- a CDS encoding ABC-F family ATP-binding cassette domain-containing protein, translated as MISVEGLTVEFGGFTLFDDVSFVVNKKDRIALVGKNGAGKSTMLKIFSGLQSPTSGSISVPKETTIGYLPQQMKLADTQTVREEAEHAFEHIHEMEKEIERLNQQLAERTDYETESYQNLIDRVTHLTEHFQMMGGNNYHAELERTLIGLGFSREDFDRPTSEFSGGWRMRIELAKLLLRKPDVLLLDEPTNHLDIESIQWLENFIATRANAVILVSHDRAFIDNTTFRTIEIELGKIYDYKVKYSEYVELRKERREQQLRAFENQQKKLADTEAFIERFRYKATKSVQVQSRIKQLEKIERIEVDEVDTAMLSLKFPPAPRSGSYPVIAEDVAKRYGDHLIFEHATFTINRGDKVAFVGKNGEGKSTLVKCIMGEITDFTGKLQLGHNVKIGYFAQNQAQLLDENMTVFDTIDYVAQGDIRLKIRDILGAFMFGGEASDKKVKVLSGGEKTRLAMIRLLLEPVNLLILDEPTNHLDMRSKDVLKDALKEFDGTVIVVSHDREFLDGLVDKVYEFGNKRVIEHLGGIYDFLEHKKMDSLRELERSTQVTVSMEGTVSEPTRNKLSYEARKEQSKAIKKVEKAIAESEKKITELESSIAAIEAKLATPKGAADVSLYTEYSDLKKNLSDTMDLWAEQTMELEELNAANS; from the coding sequence ATGATTTCTGTTGAAGGACTTACAGTTGAGTTTGGCGGGTTTACGCTTTTTGATGATGTTTCGTTTGTGGTAAATAAGAAGGATCGTATTGCACTGGTGGGCAAGAACGGTGCGGGAAAATCGACGATGCTGAAAATCTTTTCCGGATTGCAGTCGCCTACATCCGGTTCGATCAGTGTACCGAAGGAGACGACGATCGGCTATCTTCCCCAGCAGATGAAACTGGCGGATACTCAGACGGTGCGCGAAGAGGCGGAACATGCCTTCGAGCATATCCATGAGATGGAAAAAGAGATAGAACGACTGAACCAGCAACTGGCTGAGCGGACCGACTACGAAACGGAATCGTATCAAAACCTCATAGACCGTGTCACGCATCTGACGGAACATTTCCAGATGATGGGTGGAAACAATTATCATGCCGAATTGGAGCGGACATTGATCGGTCTGGGATTTAGCCGGGAAGATTTCGACCGGCCGACCTCTGAGTTCAGTGGGGGATGGCGTATGCGTATCGAGCTTGCCAAGCTTCTGCTCCGCAAGCCGGATGTTCTGTTGCTGGACGAGCCGACCAACCATTTGGATATCGAGTCCATCCAATGGCTTGAAAACTTCATAGCAACACGTGCTAATGCGGTGATCCTGGTTTCACATGACCGGGCGTTTATCGATAACACGACTTTCCGTACGATAGAGATAGAACTTGGGAAGATTTATGATTATAAGGTAAAATATTCCGAATATGTGGAGTTGCGTAAAGAGCGCCGCGAACAACAGCTTCGTGCCTTTGAAAACCAGCAGAAGAAATTGGCCGATACGGAGGCTTTCATCGAGCGTTTCCGTTATAAGGCGACTAAATCCGTGCAGGTGCAATCCCGTATCAAACAATTGGAAAAGATCGAACGCATCGAAGTGGACGAAGTGGATACGGCTATGTTGAGCCTGAAATTCCCTCCGGCCCCCCGTTCCGGTTCCTATCCTGTAATAGCGGAAGATGTAGCCAAGCGCTATGGCGACCATCTGATTTTCGAACATGCCACTTTTACCATTAACCGTGGAGATAAAGTCGCTTTTGTCGGCAAGAATGGCGAAGGTAAGTCCACATTGGTCAAATGCATAATGGGAGAGATCACCGACTTTACTGGAAAGCTTCAGTTGGGGCATAATGTGAAGATCGGCTATTTTGCACAGAACCAGGCACAGCTGTTGGATGAGAATATGACCGTTTTCGATACGATCGATTACGTTGCGCAGGGGGATATCCGTCTGAAGATACGGGATATACTGGGAGCTTTCATGTTCGGTGGAGAAGCATCGGACAAGAAAGTGAAGGTGTTGTCCGGTGGAGAAAAGACCCGTCTGGCCATGATCCGCCTGTTGCTGGAACCGGTGAACCTGTTGATTCTTGATGAGCCGACCAACCATTTGGACATGCGTTCGAAGGATGTGCTGAAAGATGCTTTGAAAGAGTTCGATGGTACGGTTATCGTCGTTTCGCATGACCGTGAATTCCTGGATGGACTGGTAGATAAGGTCTATGAATTCGGAAATAAACGGGTTATCGAGCATTTGGGTGGTATTTATGATTTCCTGGAACATAAAAAAATGGATAGTTTGCGTGAATTGGAACGTTCCACCCAGGTTACAGTCTCTATGGAAGGAACCGTTTCGGAACCGACTCGAAACAAGCTCTCTTATGAAGCCCGCAAGGAACAAAGCAAAGCAATCAAGAAGGTTGAAAAAGCGATAGCCGAATCCGAAAAGAAAATCACGGAGCTCGAAAGCTCTATTGCAGCTATCGAGGCCAAGCTGGCCACTCCGAAAGGGGCGGCAGATGTTTCCTTATACACCGAATATTCAGATTTGAAGAAGAACCTTTCCGACACGATGGATCTTTGGGCGGAACAGACGATGGAACTGGAAGAACTGAATGCTGCTAACAGTTAG
- a CDS encoding sulfatase family protein, with the protein MKIDHLLVVSLGTIVGLTACSSDQKEEVRKPNILILLADDAGYADFGFMGSADIQTPNIDRLAAEGRIFTDAHVAATVSSPSRSMMLTGRYGQRYGYECNLDKPGDGIPDDEELLPALLKRYGYRTGCIGKWHLGSEPSQRPNAKGFDTFYGLLAGHRSYFYDPETSDKDGNLQQYQYNGQKLSFDGYFTDELASKARQFVAESEQPFMLYMSFTAPHSPNEAAEEDLARFEGQPRQKYAAMMYALDRGVGKIVDELKAAGKFDDTIIFFLSDNGGSTTNQSSNLPLKGFKGNKFEGGQRVPFFVVWGDRFKRDQRFTGLTSSLDIFATVVDALDIPEEGLHKPVDGVSLLPYLSGEKSGNPHEALFWRKMDTRAVRSGSYKLIITRGVDSVLYNMDQDVEEMHDLLSSEPEKAQELMEQLSEWEQTCCKDPLWIEEGWAEITNGLHERLMKNEIRTAQDL; encoded by the coding sequence ATGAAAATCGATCATTTGTTAGTGGTCTCCTTGGGGACAATTGTTGGATTGACAGCTTGTTCCTCCGACCAGAAAGAAGAGGTGCGGAAGCCGAACATCCTGATTCTGCTCGCCGACGATGCCGGATATGCGGATTTTGGATTTATGGGGTCGGCAGATATCCAGACACCTAACATAGACCGCCTGGCAGCCGAAGGGCGTATCTTTACGGATGCTCATGTAGCGGCGACAGTGAGCAGTCCTTCACGCTCCATGATGCTGACGGGCCGCTACGGACAACGCTATGGATATGAATGTAACCTGGATAAGCCGGGAGACGGCATTCCTGACGATGAAGAATTGCTTCCGGCTTTGTTGAAACGGTATGGCTATCGTACGGGCTGCATCGGAAAATGGCATTTGGGATCCGAACCTTCCCAGCGTCCGAATGCGAAAGGCTTCGATACGTTCTATGGGCTTTTGGCCGGCCATCGCTCTTATTTCTATGATCCTGAAACCAGTGATAAGGATGGGAACCTGCAACAATATCAGTATAACGGGCAGAAATTGTCTTTTGATGGTTACTTTACTGATGAGCTGGCTTCTAAGGCTCGGCAGTTTGTTGCGGAAAGCGAGCAGCCTTTTATGTTGTACATGTCCTTTACTGCTCCTCATTCTCCCAATGAAGCGGCGGAAGAAGACTTGGCGCGTTTCGAAGGACAGCCCCGTCAGAAGTATGCGGCTATGATGTATGCGTTGGATCGTGGTGTCGGTAAAATCGTGGATGAGCTGAAAGCGGCGGGCAAGTTCGATGATACGATCATATTCTTTTTGAGCGACAATGGCGGTTCCACGACAAACCAGTCGTCAAACCTTCCGTTGAAAGGGTTTAAGGGAAATAAGTTTGAAGGCGGACAGCGGGTACCGTTTTTTGTTGTTTGGGGAGATCGTTTCAAACGGGATCAGCGTTTCACAGGGCTGACTTCTTCGCTGGATATTTTTGCCACGGTAGTGGATGCGTTGGATATTCCGGAAGAAGGGTTGCATAAACCGGTTGACGGCGTCTCCCTGTTGCCGTATCTTTCCGGGGAAAAATCCGGCAATCCGCATGAAGCCTTATTCTGGCGAAAGATGGATACGCGGGCCGTCCGCTCCGGTTCGTACAAGTTGATCATTACTCGCGGAGTCGATTCCGTCCTGTATAATATGGATCAGGATGTGGAAGAAATGCACGACCTTTTATCATCCGAACCGGAAAAAGCACAAGAACTCATGGAGCAATTGAGCGAATGGGAACAGACCTGCTGCAAAGATCCCCTTTGGATAGAAGAAGGCTGGGCCGAAATCACAAACGGCCTGCATGAACGTTTGATGAAAAACGAGATAAGGACGGCACAGGATCTTTGA
- the nagA gene encoding N-acetylglucosamine-6-phosphate deacetylase yields MLTQIINGKILTPQGWLKDGSVLISDNKILEVTNCDLAVVGATLIDAKGMYIVPGGVEIHVHGGGGRDFMEGSEEAFRVAIAAHMQHGTTSIFPTLSSSTIPMIREAAATTEKLMAEKDSPVLGLHLEGHYFNMKMAGGQLPENIKNPDPEEYIPLLEETHCIKRWDAAPELPGAMQFGKYITSKGVLASVGHTQAEYEDIQTAYEAGYTHATHFYNAMPGFHKRREYKYEGTVESIYLIDDMTVEVVADGIHVPPTILRLVYKIKGVERTCLITDALACAASDSQTAFDPRVIIEDGVCKLADRSALAGSVATMDRLIRTVVQKAEIPLEDAVRMASETPARIMGVYDRKGSLQRGKDADIQILDKDLNVRAVWAMGKLVEGTNKLF; encoded by the coding sequence ATGTTAACTCAGATTATAAATGGCAAGATCCTTACCCCACAGGGCTGGTTGAAAGACGGTTCTGTTCTGATAAGCGATAATAAGATTTTGGAAGTGACTAACTGCGATCTGGCAGTGGTAGGAGCCACTTTGATAGACGCTAAAGGTATGTATATCGTGCCGGGCGGAGTAGAAATTCATGTTCACGGTGGTGGAGGCCGTGATTTTATGGAAGGTTCCGAAGAGGCCTTCCGTGTTGCAATTGCCGCCCATATGCAACATGGTACGACCAGTATTTTCCCGACACTGTCGTCTTCGACCATCCCGATGATTCGCGAAGCAGCTGCAACGACTGAGAAGTTGATGGCGGAAAAAGACAGTCCTGTCTTGGGACTTCATCTGGAAGGACATTACTTCAATATGAAGATGGCCGGCGGCCAGTTGCCGGAAAATATCAAGAATCCGGATCCGGAAGAATACATCCCTCTGTTGGAAGAAACCCATTGTATCAAGCGTTGGGATGCCGCTCCTGAATTGCCGGGTGCCATGCAGTTCGGTAAATATATCACATCGAAGGGTGTATTGGCATCTGTCGGTCATACGCAAGCCGAATACGAAGATATCCAGACTGCTTATGAAGCTGGATATACGCATGCCACACACTTCTACAACGCAATGCCCGGTTTCCACAAACGTCGCGAATATAAATATGAAGGTACAGTTGAGAGTATTTATCTGATCGACGACATGACGGTCGAGGTGGTGGCTGACGGTATCCATGTGCCTCCTACGATTCTCCGTCTGGTTTATAAGATCAAAGGTGTGGAACGGACTTGTCTGATCACCGATGCGTTGGCTTGTGCCGCAAGTGACAGCCAGACGGCGTTCGACCCGCGTGTAATCATCGAAGACGGCGTTTGCAAGCTGGCTGACCGTTCTGCTCTTGCTGGTAGCGTTGCGACTATGGACCGCTTGATCCGTACGGTCGTCCAGAAAGCAGAGATTCCCTTGGAAGATGCCGTTCGCATGGCTTCCGAAACCCCGGCGCGCATCATGGGCGTTTACGACCGTAAGGGTTCTTTGCAACGAGGTAAGGATGCGGATATCCAGATTCTGGATAAGGACTTGAATGTCCGTGCTGTTTGGGCGATGGGTAAATTAGTGGAAGGAACGAATAAACTGTTTTAA
- the nagA gene encoding N-acetylglucosamine-6-phosphate deacetylase, translating to MLTQIINGQILTPQGWLKDGSVLISDGKILEVTNSDLAVIGAKVVDAKGMYIVPGFVAMNVHGGGGHDFKECTEEAFHSAIAAHMKHGATTLFPTLSSSPKELICKAVSICEKLMAEKDGPVLGLHVEGPYLNTKMAGNLYDVKDPDEEEYRSILESTNCIKRWDASPELPGAHDFARYLRSKDILAAITHTEAEFGDIKEAYAAGFTHAAQFYNAMPGFHKRREYKYEGTVESVFLMDNMTVEVIADGKHLPSTILRLVYKLKGVERTCLVTDALSYAASDVKPAEGSRIIIEDGVCKLADHSSLAGSIATMDVLVRTMVQKANIPLADAVRMASETPARLMGVSDRTGTLQRGKDADIIILDRNLAVRAVWSMGHLVPAANTLF from the coding sequence ATGCTGACACAAATAATAAATGGCCAGATTCTTACCCCTCAGGGATGGTTGAAGGACGGCTCCGTATTGATTAGCGACGGGAAGATTTTGGAAGTGACAAATAGTGACTTGGCTGTTATCGGGGCCAAAGTGGTTGATGCCAAGGGGATGTACATCGTCCCCGGTTTCGTAGCCATGAACGTGCACGGTGGTGGAGGTCACGATTTTAAGGAATGCACAGAAGAAGCCTTCCATAGCGCGATAGCTGCTCATATGAAGCATGGTGCGACAACTCTTTTCCCCACTTTGTCATCTTCTCCTAAAGAATTGATATGCAAAGCTGTCTCTATCTGTGAGAAGCTTATGGCGGAAAAGGATGGTCCTGTGTTGGGACTTCATGTGGAGGGACCGTATTTGAATACGAAGATGGCCGGTAACTTATACGATGTGAAAGATCCGGACGAGGAAGAATACAGGTCTATTCTGGAAAGCACGAACTGTATTAAGCGTTGGGATGCCAGTCCTGAATTGCCGGGTGCGCATGATTTCGCCCGTTATCTCAGGTCGAAAGATATCCTGGCAGCCATTACACATACGGAAGCTGAATTCGGGGATATCAAAGAGGCTTATGCGGCTGGTTTTACTCATGCTGCCCAGTTCTACAATGCAATGCCCGGTTTCCACAAGCGTCGTGAGTATAAATACGAAGGAACGGTGGAAAGTGTTTTCCTGATGGACAATATGACGGTGGAAGTGATTGCCGACGGTAAACATTTGCCTTCTACGATCCTTCGTCTGGTGTATAAGCTGAAAGGGGTGGAACGCACGTGCCTGGTAACCGATGCGCTGTCTTATGCCGCGAGCGATGTGAAACCGGCTGAAGGTTCACGTATTATCATTGAGGATGGCGTCTGCAAGTTGGCCGACCATTCTTCGCTTGCCGGGAGTATTGCCACGATGGATGTGCTGGTTCGTACGATGGTTCAAAAAGCCAATATCCCGTTGGCCGATGCTGTCCGCATGGCTTCCGAAACTCCGGCACGCCTGATGGGGGTATCCGACCGTACAGGTACGTTGCAGCGTGGAAAAGATGCCGATATCATCATCCTGGACCGCAATCTGGCTGTCCGTGCCGTTTGGTCGATGGGACATCTGGTTCCAGCTGCCAATACGCTGTTTTAA
- a CDS encoding glycoside hydrolase family protein — MKRILFMLAVLFYGTSLFAQDKPFDIEHAPAPLFRCPIHDGPTDPTLEWNEERQEWWMFYTQRRANVPNLQEVACVYGSKVGIAATKNNGKNWYYVGTANLPEPMQGQSTFWAPDVFKHEDTYYMIVTFIPGIHPFWGGDARLVFYKSKDLMNWDLVEEIEGTHGCIDASAFQMPDGTWKMWYKTPDSKTNTGVSKDLTTWKVTGKCEIDDVPHEGPVVFYWKNKYWNIIDECNLGYVGLHCYESDDATNWTYNSTILNKPGLRPDDFDQGRHCDVVVIGDRAFIFYFTHPGRTYKMDGIEVEENTWNYHRASIQIAELEYVDGKIVCDRDKYAKKVPSPIERKEK, encoded by the coding sequence ATGAAAAGAATCTTATTTATGTTGGCAGTCCTGTTTTACGGGACAAGCCTTTTTGCACAGGACAAGCCGTTCGACATTGAACATGCGCCGGCTCCTTTGTTTCGTTGTCCGATCCATGACGGTCCTACCGACCCGACGCTCGAATGGAATGAGGAGCGGCAGGAATGGTGGATGTTCTATACACAACGCCGTGCCAATGTCCCTAACTTACAGGAAGTGGCCTGTGTCTATGGTAGTAAAGTCGGGATCGCGGCTACCAAGAACAACGGTAAAAACTGGTATTATGTCGGAACGGCGAACCTGCCGGAACCCATGCAGGGACAGAGCACCTTCTGGGCTCCCGATGTGTTCAAGCATGAGGACACTTATTACATGATCGTGACCTTTATCCCCGGTATCCATCCTTTTTGGGGAGGCGATGCCCGGCTTGTCTTTTATAAGAGCAAGGACCTGATGAATTGGGACCTGGTGGAGGAAATAGAGGGTACTCATGGCTGTATTGATGCTTCGGCGTTCCAGATGCCGGACGGGACATGGAAGATGTGGTATAAAACTCCTGACTCCAAAACGAATACAGGGGTGAGTAAGGATCTGACAACTTGGAAGGTAACCGGCAAATGCGAGATTGACGATGTCCCGCACGAAGGGCCGGTTGTCTTTTATTGGAAAAATAAATACTGGAACATCATCGATGAATGCAATTTAGGATATGTCGGTTTGCATTGTTATGAATCGGATGATGCGACAAACTGGACCTATAATTCGACGATCCTGAATAAGCCAGGTCTCCGTCCGGACGATTTCGACCAGGGAAGGCATTGTGATGTCGTTGTGATTGGTGACCGTGCTTTTATCTTCTACTTCACCCACCCGGGACGAACATACAAGATGGACGGTATCGAAGTGGAAGAAAACACTTGGAACTATCATCGTGCCTCTATCCAGATTGCCGAGCTGGAATATGTGGATGGAAAGATTGTCTGCGACCGGGATAAGTATGCAAAGAAAGTCCCGTCGCCTATTGAGAGAAAGGAAAAGTAA